In Microbacterium sp. AB, a single genomic region encodes these proteins:
- a CDS encoding NAD(P)/FAD-dependent oxidoreductase: MSDSGTRVGTDVKMTSYWLDTAVPSGDYRTTTIPKEVDVAVVGAGFTGLSTALHAARAGRSVAVLEANTVVWGASGRNGGMATTGLAIGFRQALRRYGEQRAIGYFTEYNRAIDLIEDIVRENGLDVDYARSGKMNLAWKESHFEGLTQTADALRRLVGQPVRIVDRESIRSEIGSDVYHGAMVDPLGAGVHVAKFGHELARLAVEAGATVHENAEVVDVTRIGDGTTHVLQTSRGTIRAGKVVIGTSGYTGRPFGWVQRRIVPVGSFIVVTEPLPQAVADELLPNRRMASDTKNFIYYFRITPDNRLLFGGRARFAQSDPSSDRKSGEILIRAMHHVFPQMREARIDYMWGGLVDISMDQMVHAGEHRGLFYSTSYSGHGVQMATYMGKVMADVVSGRPEANVWRDLRNPWIPGHYGAPWMLPLGGAWYGLQDKLS; this comes from the coding sequence ATGAGCGACTCCGGCACCCGCGTCGGCACCGACGTGAAGATGACGTCCTACTGGCTCGACACGGCCGTCCCCAGCGGCGACTACCGCACGACGACCATCCCGAAGGAGGTCGACGTCGCCGTCGTCGGCGCGGGCTTCACGGGGCTCTCGACCGCGCTGCACGCGGCCCGCGCCGGCAGGTCCGTCGCGGTCCTCGAGGCGAACACCGTCGTCTGGGGCGCATCCGGGCGCAACGGCGGGATGGCGACGACGGGCCTCGCGATCGGGTTCCGCCAGGCGCTCAGACGCTACGGGGAGCAGCGCGCCATCGGGTACTTCACGGAGTACAACAGGGCGATCGACCTCATCGAGGACATCGTGCGCGAGAACGGCCTGGACGTCGACTACGCCCGTTCGGGCAAGATGAACCTCGCCTGGAAGGAGTCGCACTTCGAGGGGCTCACGCAGACCGCCGACGCCCTTCGCCGCCTCGTCGGGCAGCCCGTGCGGATCGTCGACCGGGAGAGCATCCGCAGCGAGATCGGTTCCGACGTCTACCACGGCGCCATGGTCGACCCGCTCGGCGCGGGCGTGCACGTCGCGAAGTTCGGACACGAGCTCGCGCGCCTCGCCGTCGAGGCCGGCGCCACCGTCCACGAGAACGCGGAGGTCGTCGACGTCACGCGCATCGGCGACGGCACCACGCACGTCCTGCAGACCTCGCGGGGCACGATCCGCGCCGGCAAGGTCGTCATCGGCACGAGCGGATACACCGGGCGCCCGTTCGGCTGGGTGCAGCGTCGCATCGTCCCGGTCGGCAGCTTCATCGTGGTGACGGAGCCACTGCCGCAGGCGGTCGCCGACGAGCTGCTGCCGAACCGCCGGATGGCGTCGGACACGAAGAACTTCATCTACTACTTCCGCATCACGCCCGACAACCGCCTGCTGTTCGGCGGCCGCGCCCGCTTCGCGCAGTCAGACCCGTCTTCCGACCGCAAGAGCGGGGAGATCCTCATCCGCGCGATGCACCACGTCTTCCCGCAGATGCGGGAGGCCCGGATCGACTACATGTGGGGCGGGCTCGTCGACATCTCGATGGACCAGATGGTGCACGCGGGCGAGCACAGGGGGCTCTTCTACTCGACGAGCTACTCCGGGCACGGCGTGCAGATGGCCACCTACATGGGCAAGGTCATGGCCGACGTCGTGTCGGGCCGGCCCGAGGCCAACGTCTGGCGGGATCTGAGGAACCCGTGGATCCCCGGCCACTACGGCGCACCGTGGATGCTTCCCCTCGGCGGCGCCTGGTACGGGCTGCAGGACAAGCTGAGCTGA